Proteins from one Cryptomeria japonica chromosome 4, Sugi_1.0, whole genome shotgun sequence genomic window:
- the LOC131043585 gene encoding flavonoid 3'-monooxygenase CYP75B137-like, translating to MDTLKLSSLFLSFSVSLTLPLIIVLLTCLYFFKGKANAKLPPGPRGLPVLGSLLDLASNPHQSLYAFSKRYGGLMYLKLGTIPTIVASSQEAATAILKTFDSDFSNRPQTGSAAADILIYNRSNITWSPQWPFLRKLCIFHLLTPKCLEKWQEFRQEEMALLLTSIFKQRASAVNVGDFVNVFTCNVIGQMTLRMRLFHENNADAEHFRELMNDFLRAAARFRIGDFIPFLERIGLGGSLDEMKNLQKRLDEFLVTKIEEKKRVPLSSEDDGNKDFLQILYQLKSNSASEGEQLSESNIKAILLDMMAAGTDTATRTVEWAMSELIRHPHLMNKVRSEVDAVVGMEERVRESHLPQLKYLEAVVTETLRLHPPTPLMLPHASPDSSREVMGHFIPPNTHVMVNVWAVARDPNVWDKPLEFDPDRFVDNPVHLDGRDFRIIPFGAGRRRCPGYKLGLRMIHFALASFVHAFDWSLPPGEEPQDLDMNEKYELSIHRNVPLNLFAIPRLPTHLYNSSH from the exons ATGGATACTTTAAAGCTTTCTTCACTCTTTTTGTCATTCTCAGTTTCACTAACGCTTCCTCTTATAATAGTACTACTAACTTGTCTTTACTTTTTCAAAGGCAAAGCAAACGCAAAGCTGCCGCCGGGGCCACGAGGACTGCCCGTTTTGGGTAGCCTGCTGGACCTCGCTTCGAATCCCCACCAGTCTCTTTACGCTTTTTCCAAGCGCTATGGTGGCCTCATGTATCTCAAATTGGGCACCATCCCCACCATTGTTGCTTCCTCCCAGGAGGCCGCAACTGCCATTCTCAAAACATTTGATTCCGATTTCTCTAACAGACCGCAGACCGGGTCAGCGGCGGCGGATATTCTCATCTACAATAGAAGCAACATCACCTGGTCTCCGCAGTGGCCTTTCCTGAGAAAGCTCTGCATTTTCCACCTCTTGACCCCCAAATGTTTGGAGAAGTGGCAGGAGTTCCGACAAGAAGAGATGGCGCTCTTGCTCACCTCCATCTTTAAACAGCGAGCCAGTGCTGTAAATGTGGGTGATTTTGTTAACGTCTTTACTTGTAATGTTATTGGACAGATGACGCTCAGGATGAGACTCTTCCACGAGAACAACGCAGATGCCGAACATTTCAGAGAATTAATGAACGATTTCTTAAGAGCGGCTGCTCGTTTTAGGATTGGAGATTTCATTCCTTTCTTAGAACGGATTGGCTTGGGCGGTTCTCTTGATGAAATGAAGAACCTGCAGAAGCGCCTTGATGAATTTCTTGTGACGAAGATTGAAGAAAAGAAGCGTGTGCCTTTGTCCAGCGAGGACGATGGCAACAAGGACTTTCTACAGATTCTCTATCAGCTCAAATCTAATTCTGCCAGTGAGGGAGAACAGCTTTCCGAGTCTAATATCAAAGCCATTTTACTG GACATGATGGCGGCAGGAACCGATACGGCTACCCGCACGGTAGAATGGGCGATGTCCGAGCTGATCCGCCATCCTCATCTCATGAACAAAGTGAGAAGCGAAGTAGACGCAGTTGTGGGAATGGAAGAGAGAGTAAGAGAATCTCATCTTCCTCAGCTGAAATATTTAGAAGCAGTTGTGACAGAAACTCTTCGACTGCATCCTCCAACGCCGCTTATGCTTCCTCACGCATCTCCAGACAGTTCAAGGGAAGTAATGGGGCATTTCATTCCCCCGAATACTCATGTGATGGTGAATGTGTGGGCCGTAGCAAGAGATCCAAATGTGTGGGACAAGCCATTAGAATTTGATCCGGATCGCTTTGTGGACAATCCTGTTCATCTCGATGGACGAGATTTTCGAATAATACCGTTCGGCGCAGGGCGAAGAAGGTGCCCGGGCTATAAACTGGGGCTTCGTATGATTCATTTTGCCCTTGCAAGCTTTGTTCATGCATTTGATTGGTCGCTTCCACCTGGTGAAGAACCCCAAGATTTGGACATGAATGAGAAATATGAACTCTCAATTCACAGGAATGTTCCTCTCAATCTTTTCGCCATCCCCCGTTTGCCCACTCACCTTTATAACTCCTCGCACTAA